The following proteins are encoded in a genomic region of Pyricularia oryzae 70-15 chromosome 6, whole genome shotgun sequence:
- a CDS encoding phosphatidylinositol N-acetylglucosaminyltransferase GPI3 subunit, translating to MRRTYNIAMVSDFFFPQPGGVESHIYQLSTKLIDRGHKVIIITHQYPGRTGVRYLTNGLKVYHVPFLVMYRSATFPTVFSFFPIFRNIVIREQIDIVHGHASLSSLCHEAILHGRTMGLRTVFTDHSLFGFADPASILTNKLLKFTLSDVDHVVCVSHTCKENTVLRASLDPLMVSVVPNAVVAENFRPVNYTAAGEQTTPPPPPGPHDMITIVVISRLFYNKGTDLLTAAIPRILGSHPNTRFIIAGDGPKSIDLEQMIEQNVLQDRVEMLGPVRHEDVRNVMIRGQIYLHPSLTEAFGTVIVEAASCGLYVVCTQVGGIPEVLPSHMTVFARPDEDDLVAATGRAIAALRSGRVRTELFHEQVKTMYSWKNVAMRTERVYDGISGAISEAEFYGYDGPAGGGPGLPSFALIDRLKRYYGCGIWAGKLFCLCVIVDYLIFLFLEFWFPRDQIDICPDWSRSHKRKALRGTSHTNGGGVSRQSTENREYDQGRIKAHIA from the coding sequence ATGCGTCGTACATATAACATCGCTATGGTTAGCGACTTCTTCTTCCCGCAGCCAGGAGGAGTCGAGAGCCACATTTATCAGCTGTCCACCAAATTGATTGACCGTGGCCACAAGGTCATCATAATCACCCACCAATACCCAGGGAGGACCGGTGTTCGATATCTCACCAATGGTCTCAAGGTGTACCATGTACCTTTTCTGGTCATGTACCGCTCGGCCACATTCCCAACCGTCTTTTCATTCTTTCCCATATTCCGCAACATTGTCATTCGTGAGCAAATCGACATAGTTCACGGCCATGCCAGCTTGAGCAGTCTCTGTCACGAGGCAATTCTTCACGGGCGCACCATGGGGTTGCGCACCGTCTTCACCGACCACTCGCTCTTTGGATTCGCTGATCCAGCCAGCATTCTTACCAACAAACTGCTAAAATTCACCCTGAGTGACGTCGACCATGTCGTGTGCGTGAGCCACACCTGCAAGGAGAACACCGTCCTCCGCGCCTCACTGGATCCTCTGATGGTATCAGTCGTTCCCAACGCCGTTGTGGCTGAGAACTTCAGACCAGTCAACTACACGGCTGCTGGCGAGCAGAcaacaccgccgccgccgccaggtcCCCATGACATGATTACGATCGTGGTGATCTCGCGTCTCTTCTATAACAAGGGCACAGATCTTCTCACGGCCGCCATTCCGCGCATATTGGGCAGCCACCCTAACACTCGATTCATCATAGCCGGCGATGGGCCCAAGTCGATTGACTTGGAGCAGATGATTGAACAGAACGTTTTGCAGGATCGGGTTGAGATGCTGGGCCCAGTCCGCCACGAGGACGTGCGCAACGTCATGATTCGAGGCCAAATATACCTGCATCCGTCGCTGACCGAGGCTTTTGGTACCGTCATTGTCGAGGCAGCCAGCTGTGGCCTCTACGTGGTCTGCACCCAGGTCGGCGGCATTCCCGAGGTGCTGCCTTCGCACATGACCGTCTTTGCACGGCCCGATGAGGACGACCTGGTGGCAGCAACTGGCCGTGCGATCGCTGCTCTTCGTTCTGGGCGCGTCCGTACCGAGCTGTTCCACGAACAGGTCAAAACCATGTACTCATGGAAGAACGTGGCCATGCGTACTGAGCGCGTCTACGATGGTATTTCGGGGGCCATCTCCGAGGCCGAGTTCTACGGTTATGACGGCCCAGCAGGAGGTGGACCTGGCTTGCCGAGCTTTGCCCTAATCGACCGTCTCAAACGTTACTATGGATGTGGCATATGGGCCGGCAAACTCTTTTGCCTTTGTGTAATCGTCGACTACTTGATCTTCCTATTCCTCGAGTTCTGGTTCCCTCGAGATCAAATCGACATTTGTCCCGACTGGAGCAGATCCCATAAAAGGAAGGCTCTGCGGGGAACCAGCCACACTAATGGGGGTGGTGTGTCAAGGCAGAGTACAGAGAACAGAGAATACGATCAAGGACGCATCAAAGCACACATTGCCTGA
- a CDS encoding FRQ-interacting RNA helicase, translating into MADLFDVFDEQPEAPAVGLDRNSSDTKTKKTKKSKRDKSKDKSKKRKADGHVKNLGAQDNGAEAQPDPQEDVEMANGTQPSTGDAGSEESSSDEHQDIKRRKKEGEADPILTDTFETAQSRQVAAAEGFGTKEEDSLVLSHNIQHQVALPPDLDYVYVPLSEHKPPEEPARKYAFKLDPFQSISVASIERDESVLVSAHTSAGKTVVAEYAIAHCLKRNQRVIYTSPIKALSNQKFRDFQAEFGDVGLMTGDVTINPTASCLVMTTEILRSMLYRGSEITREVGWVVFDEIHYMRDATRGVVWEETIIMLPDKVRYVFLSATIPNAFQFAEWIAKIHRQACHVVYTDFRPTPLQNYVFPAGGDGIYIMVDEKGVFREKKFMEAIGSIAGKNDDDDSMPRQKGKGKNKKAVKNTVPDSKADITKIIKMIMRRAYHPVIVFNFSKRECENLALKVSTLNFNHESEQKLVEDIFRNAIMSLSEEDQGLPQIQHLLPLLKKGIGVHHSGLLPILKETIEILFQENLIKVLFATETFSIGLNMPAKTVVFSQVKKFDGVKERPLTPSEYIQMSGRAGRRGLDDRGIVIMMIDDKLDPETAKGMVCGQQDRLNSAFHLGYNMILNLQRIETVSPQYMLERCFYQFQNASSVPALEKKLIELQQQRDAMVIPDESTVKDYHTVRQQIEAYKKDMEAVIQHPNNCLEFMQPGRLIRIKTPDGVDFDWGVVVNFLPRKPVKFGEEEPPPQESYLMDVALFVSEDSISPPPHASVSKEGHIADGVEPSGSVDHGRLEVVPCLLTCMVAISQIRIFMPKDMDHLGKSQVSHGLEEVQRRFPDGVPILDPIENMGIKDDSFKKLMRKIEVLESRLLSNPLHGSPNLPELWDKYKIKTELTSQIKETKRAINKSYSIAQLDELKSRMRVLRRLNFINENEVVQMKARVACEISSTEGHELVISELLFNGFFNELEPEVCAAILSCFVFDEKMEGTPLKEDLDKLVREIHAQAKTIARISRESKLDVSDEQVVGNLKWQLTETVLAWAKGRPFAEICKMTNAYEGSLVRIMRRLEELLRQMAEAGKVMGSEMLQKKFEKALSLISRDVVSAASLYL; encoded by the exons ATGGCGGACTTGTTCGACGTTTTCGACGAGCAGCCAGAGGCGCCGGCGGTCGGCCTCGATCGCAACTCGTCTGATACCAAAACCAAAAAGACTAAAAAGTCCAAACGGGATAAGAGCAAGGATAAGAGCAAAAAGCGCAAGGCTGACGGTCATGTGAAAAATTTGGGTGCTCAGGACAACGGTGCCGAGGCGCAGCCTGATCCTCAAGAGGACGTTGAAATGGCTAACGGCACCCAGCCGTCCACCGGTGACGCCGGCTCAGAGGAGTCCTCTTCGGATGAGCACCAAGACATCAAGCGACGGAAGAAGGAGGGCGAGGCCGATCCGATCCTTACCGACACCTTCGAAACTGCCCAATCGAGACAGGTTGCAGCAGCGGAGGGCTTCGGCACCAAGGAGGAGGATTCACTCGTGCTTTCACACAACATCCAGCATCAAGTTGCCTTGCCGCCGGATCTCGACTACGTCTATGTTCCTTTGTCAGAGCACAAGCCTCCTGAGGAACCCGCCCGAAAGTATGCATTCAAGCTCGACCCCTTTCAGAGCATATCAGTTGCTTCGATCGAGCGTGATGAGAGTGTGCTGGTTTCCGCGCATACCAGTGCTGGAAAGACTGTCGTTGCCGAGTATGCAATTGCGCACTGCCTCAAGAGAAATCAGAGAGTCATCTACACGAGCCCGATCAAGGCACTCAGCAACCAGAAGTTCCGcgacttccaggccgagtttGGCGATGTTGGTTTGATGACTGGTGATGTCACCATCAACCCGACCGCCAGCTGCCTTGTCATGACGACAGAAATTTTGCGCTCCATGTTGTACCGCGGTTCAGAGATCACTCGCGAGGTGGGCTGGGTTGTTTTCGACGAAATCCACTACATGCGCGACGCGACTCGAGGTGTCGTGTGGGAGGAGACCATCATCATGTTGCCTGACAAGGTCCGCTATGTGTTCTTGTCGGCCACAATCCCGAATGCTTTCCAATTCGCCGAATGGATAGCCAAGATCCACCGACAGGCCTGTCACGTTGTTTACACCGACTTCCGCCCAACCCCCCTCCAGAACTATGTTTTCCCCGCTGGAGGAGATGGCATCTACATTATGGTGGATGAAAAGGGCGTGTTTAGGGAGAAGAAGTTCATGGAAGCCATTGGCTCCATCGCTGGGAAaaacgacgatgacgattcGATGCCGCGCcagaagggcaagggcaagaacaagaaggctGTAAAGAACACCGTACCGGACAGCAAGGCAGACATCACCAAGATCATCAAAATGATCATGAGGAGAGCCTACCACCCAGTCATCGTCTTCAACTTCAGCAAGCGCGAATGCGAGAACCTTGCCCTCAAGGTGTCAACATTAAACTTCAATCACGAGTCAGAGCAAAAGCTGGTCGAGGATATCTTCAGGAACGCTATTATGTCACTATCTGAAGAGGACCAAGGCCTTCCTCAAATCCAGCACCTGCTTCCGCTGCTTAAGAAGGGTATCGGTGTCCATCACTCTGGGCTCTTGCCCATCCTGAAGGAGACCATCGAGATCCTCTTTCAGGAAAACCTTATCAAGGTGCTCTTTGCCACAGAAACCTTCTCCATTGGTTTGAACATGCCAGCCAAGACTGTCGTTTTCAGCCAAGTTAAGAAGTTTGACGGCGTGAAGGAGAGGCCGCTTACACCATCAGAGTACATCCAAATGTCGGGGCGCGCCGGTCGTCGTGGTCTTGATGATCGTGGTATTGTCATCATGATGATTGACGACAAGCTTGATCCCGAAACGGCCAAGGGCATGGTTTGCGGTCAACAGGATCGTCTAAACTCGGCTTTCCACCTAGGATACAACATGATCCTGAACTTGCAGCGTATTGAAACCGTATCTCCTCAGTACATGCTGGAGAGGTGTTTCTACCAGTTCCAAAACGCTTCTAGCGTGCCAGCATTGGAAAAGAAGCTGATAGAGCTGCAGCAACAACGTGACGCCATGGTGATCCCTGACGAGTCAACTGTCAAAGATTACCACACCGTCCGGCAACAGATTGAAGCGTACAAGAAGGACATGGAGGCCGTGATACAACATCCAAACAACTGCTTGGAGTTTATGCAACCTGGACGATTGATCAGAATCAAGACCCCGGACGGCGTTGACTTTGACTGGGGAGTTGTGGTCAATTTTTTGCCGCGCAAGCCTGTCAAGTTTGGCGAGGAGGAGCCGCCACCGCAAGAGTCGTATCTCATGGATGTCGCCTTGTTCGTATCGGAGGATAGCATCTCGCCCCCGCCCCACGCATCGGTTTCGAAAGAAGGCCACATCGCAGATGGTGTCGAACCAAGCGGTTCTGTCGACCATGGACGGCTTGAGGTCGTGCCATGTCTCTTGACTTGCATGGTTGCCATCAGCCAGATCCGCATTTTCATGCCCAaggatatggatcaccttgGCAAGTCGCAGGTCAGCCATGGCTTGGAAGAGGTCCAGCGCAGGTTCCCAGACGGAGTACCAATTTTGGATCCTATTGAGAACATGGGCATCAAGGACGATTCTTTCAAGAAACTTATGCGCAAGATCGAGGTTCTTGAGTCACGCCTGCTTTCCAACCCTCTCCATGGCTCGCCGAATCTCCCAGAGTTGTGGGATAAGTACAAGATCAAGACAGAGTTGACGTCCCAGATCAAGGAGACCAAGAGAGCCATCAATAAGTCATATAGTATTGCACAGCTCGATGAGCTCAAATCGCGCATGCGAGTTCTCCGCCGCCTCAACTTCATCAACGAGAACGAGGTAGTGCAGATGAAGGCTCGTGTGGCTTGCGAAATTTCGTCTACGGAAGGCCACGAATTGGTGATTTCAGAgctgctgttcaacggtttcTTCAATGAATTGGAGCCAGAAGTTTGCGCTGCCATCTTGAGCTGCTTTGTCTTTGACGAGAAGATGGAGGGCACTCCCTTGAAAGAGGATCTTGATAAGCTGGTTCGCGAAATCCATGCACAGGCCAAGACGATTGCACGTATTAGTCGTGAGAGTAAATTGGACGTCAGCGACGAACAGGTTGTTGGAAATCTTAAATGGCAACTTACGGAAACTGTGTTGGCATGGGCCAAAGGCAGACCTTTTGCCGAGATCTG CAAAATGACAAATGCCTACGAGGGTTCTTTGGTGCGTATTATGCGTCGCCTTGAGGAGCTGTTGCGGCAGATGGCGGAAGCAGGCAAGGTTATGGGCAGCGAGATGTTGCAGAAGAAGTTTGAGAAGGCTCTCTCACTGATATCACGAGACGTCGTCTCGGCTGCCAGTCTCTACCTGTGA
- a CDS encoding cell division protease ftsH gives MAPHASALPNMAAAASIAGSLATRRAIFLPNSASRIIRSTASESLIANSIIRTYSALQSPSRLFRNAPLGASTGRHIQAASGSNLQFPHQRLFMSGISRTLLAQREETANRNPSSASAQNAFYQTLLKANMPAIIVERHQSGHFASNDATREVYNRARAMLEGSQGASNSVAANGEFVEDTSRLRAVGQAVAARSMGGNISSARETANGPIRVVVDESRGSQIFRWVKFVAYFAFVAYVSMVVLGIVFDMFTSVNKKMSTQKHMEVKADKQKTRFKDVHGCEEAKEELQDLVEFLKNPDKFSSLGGKLPKGVLLVGPPGTGKTLLARAVAGEAGVPFFYMSGSEFEEVFVGVGARRVRDLFTAAKTASPAIVFIDELDAIGGKRNAKDPSYAKQTLNQLLTELDGFEQDSGVIVIAATNFPRSLDKALTRPGRFDRHVQVDLPDIRGRIAILKHHATKIKADDNIDYEAIARSTPGLSGAELESIVNQAAIHASKTRKTIVSTKDFDWAKDKVIMGAERRSMVISPKEKEMTAYHEAGHALITLYTQDSPNKLYKVTILPRGPSLGHTAYLPEMDKYSYTVKDYKAQIDSLLGGKIAEQLAFGDDMVTSGVSNDLERATDLAYRMVSRWGMSERLGPMEYGRTFENLSSSTKAVIEAEVKTILEVAQERGAKLLKDKRVELDRLAKALVQYETLDVEEVKKVIRGEDLEGRTKVPENSILVVPKPDSDKPFSGGSGPPAPLPPVPAPV, from the exons ATGGCTCCCCAcgcgtcggccctgcca AACATGGCAGCGGCCGCATCCATCGCCGGTAGTTTAGCCACCAGACGAGCAATCTTCCTCCCTAACAGTGCCTCCCGAATCATCCGAAGCACGGCATCAGAAAGCTTAATAGCAAACTCGATAATACGAACCTACTCGGCACTGCAAAGTCCAAGCCGGCTCTTTCGCAATGCTCCGCTTGGCGCGTCCACAGGCCGTCACATCCAGGCCGCCTCCGGGTCAAATCTACAGTTCCCGCACCAGAGGCTATTCATGAGCGGCATTTCTAGGACTCTGCTTGCGCAAAGGGAAGAAACGGCGAACCGAAATCCCTCCAGCGCATCGGCTCAAAATGCCTTCTATCAGACGCTGCTCAAAGCAAACATGCCTGCCATTATCGTGGAGCGCCACCAATCCGGTCACTTTGCGAGCAACGATGCCACGCGCGAGGTATACAACCGCGCCCGTGCCATGCTTGAAGGAAGCCAAGGGGCCTCAAACTCGGTGGCCGCCAATGGCGAGTTTGTCGAGGACACAAGCAGGCTCAGAGCGGTCGGGCAAGCGGTAGCCGCAAGATCCATGGGAGGCAACATTTCGTCCGCAAGAGAGACTGCGAATGGGCCAATTCGAGTCGTAGTCGACGAATCGCGGGGGTCGCAGATCTTCCGTTGGGTCAAATTTGTGGCCTACTTCGCGTTCGTTGCCTACGTTTCCATGGTTGTTTTGGGCATCGTCTTCGACATGTTTACGTCAGTAAACAAGAAGATGTCGACGCAGAAGCACATGGAGGTGAAGGCAGACAAGCAAAAGACACGATTCAAGGATGTCCACGGCTGCGAAGAGGCCAAGGAGGAACTCCAGGATCTCGTCGAGTTCCTGAAGAACCCGGATAAATTCTCATCCCTGGGTGGCAAACTCCCCAAAGGTGTGCTACTCGTCGGCCCTCCTGGAACTGGTAAAACGTTGCTGGCCAGGGCTGTCGCAGGCGAGGCTGGTGTACCGTTCTTCTACATGTCCGGCAGCGAGTTCGAGGAGGTCTTCGTCGGTGTTGGTGCCCGCAGAGTGCGCGACCTCTTCACCGCTGCCAAGACTGCGTCTCCAGCCATTGTGTTCATCGACGAGCTTGATGCCATTGGTGGAAAGCGTAACGCAAAGGATCCCAGCTACGCCAAGCAGACCCTGAACCAGCTTCTGACGGAGCTTGACGGCTTTGAGCAGGACAGTGGTGTTATTGTCATCGCCGCCACCAACTTCCCCCGTTCTTTGGACAAGGCTCTCACGCGTCCTGGTCGCTTCGATCGTCACGTGCAGGTTGACCTACCCGACATCAGAGGTCGAATCGCAATCCTCAAACATCACGCCACCAAGATCAAGGCTGACGACAACATCGATTACGAGGCTATCGCTAGGAGCACTCCTGGCTTGTCTGGCGCGGAGCTTGAGAGCATTGTCAATCAGGCAGCCATCCACGCCAGCAAGACCCGGAAAACTATAGTCTCGACCAAGGATTTTGACTGGGCCAAGGACAAGGTCATCATGGGCGCCGAGAGAAGGAGCATGGTCATCAGTCCGAAAGAGAAGGAAATGACTGCCTACCACGAGGCGGGCCATGCCCTCATCACTCTTTATACGCAAGACTCACCCAACAAGCTGTACAAAGTGACGATTCTCCCCCGTGGCCCTTCTCTGGGCCATACTGCTTACCTCCCGGAGATGGACAAGTACTCTTACACTGTCAAAGATTACAAGGCTCAGATTGATAGTCTCCTTGGCGGCAAGATTGCTGAGCAACTGGCTTTTGGTGATGACATGGTCACCAGCGGTGTCTCCAAC GATCTCGAACGCGCCACGGACCTTGCATACAGGATGGTGTCCCGCTGGGGCATGTCAGAGAGGCTGGGGCCGATGGAGTACGGGCGCACGTTTGAGAACCTCAGCAGCTCGACCAAGGCAGTTATAGAGGCAGAGGTAAAGACGATACTGGAGGTTGCGCAGGAACGCGGCGCTAAGCTGCTGAAGGACAAGCGTGTTGAGCTTGACAGGCTTGCCAAAGCGCTTGTTCAGTACGAGACATTGGATGTCGAAGAGGTTAAGAAGGTGATTCGTGGCGAGGACTTGGAAGGCCGCACCAAGGTGCCGGAGAACAGCATCCTGGTAGTCCCAAAACCGGACTCTGACAAGCCATTCTCGGGCGGATCGGGGCCGCCAGCACCTCTGCCACCGGTCCCGGCGCCGGTTTAG
- a CDS encoding cytochrome-c oxidase chain VIIc, producing MSRHSLTAGEFGFWTNLKLAKPVESIQRHQYKAFRKISSQPNVKMISAAAARAAQRTTTSLVSRRAFHATRARLSSPYHYPEGPYTNIPFNPKTKFFFVRYWLFMATGFFAPFGIAAWQTYKPR from the exons ATGTCACGCCACTCATTGACTGCAGGCGAGTTTGGATTTTGGACCAATCTGAAGCTTGCCAAACCCGTGGAAAGCATTCAACGTCACCAATACAAAGCTTTCAGGAAAATCTCCTCTCAACCAAACGTCAAG ATGATCTCCGCCGCTGCAGCCCGCGCTGCCCAGCGCACCACGACCTCGCTCGTCTCCCGCCGCGCCTTCCACGCAACCCGTGCCCGGCTCTCGTCGCCGTACCACTACCCCGAGGGTCCTTACACCAACATCCCCTTCAACCCCAAGACCAAGTTCTTCTTCGTCAGGTACTGGCTCTTCATGGCCACTGGTTTCTTTGCCCCCTTCGGCATTGCTG CCTGGCAGACGTACAAGCCCCGGTAA
- a CDS encoding 37S ribosomal protein S25, with protein MQRLRARDLRAVDLYRTVKSNLDTKFSLPGMPPGREHRQVPPPWLQAMQKIPPSEILTRPIPIQHQKPNPKARKPKNIFRPQKIVYEEDELRKTFYRDHPWELARPRVILEIDGMDSHYCDWSQGLEQPSIPLSGESVVQRQLWLMHNEGMTKEKAYDLVRREFYALRQEEEVERRIAQEEARMVGAYFGKNRLQIGNELEDHEYERWKDWAATEMAKAEAERENAMPTFGGKAKDAEASIDDLMLEGSMDAILEEKKA; from the exons ATGCAGAGGCTTCGCGCCCGCGACCTTCGGGCCGTCGACCTCTATCGGACAGTAAAATCGAACCTGGACACCAAATTCAGTCTGCCGGGAATGCCGCCGGGAAGGGAACACCGGCAGGTTCCTCCTCCATGGCTGCAGGCCATGCAGAAGATCCCACCTTCTGAAATTCTTACCAGACCGATTCCGATCCAACACCAAAAGCCGAACCCCAAGGCCAGGaagcccaagaacatttttaGACCGCAAAAGATTGTTTACGAGGAAGACGAACTACGAAAGACCTTCTACCGTGACCACCCATGGGAGCTCGCTCGGCCAAGGGTGATTCTTGAAATTGACGGCATGGACTCGCACTACTGCGACTGGAGCCAGGGGTTGGAACAGCCTAGCATCCCTTTGTCCGGAGAGAG TGTGGTGCAACGTCAACTATGGTTGATGCACAACGAAGGCATGACTAAAGAAAAGGCATATGACCTCGTGCGCCGTGAGTTCTACGCGCTGAGACAAGAGGAGGAAGTGGAGAGGAGAATAGCACAAGAAGAAGCCCGGATGGTCGGTGCCTACTTCGGCAAGAACCGTCTGCAGATCGGTAACGAGTTGGAGGACCACGAGTACGAAAGGTGGAAAGATTGGGCCGCTACTGAGATGGCCAAGGCTGAGGCTGAGCGCGAAAACGCAATGCCTACTTTCGGAGGAAAGGCGAAGGACGCAGAGGCGTCGATCGACGATCTCATGCTTGAGGGCAGCATGGATGCGATTTTGGAAGAGAAGAAGGCATAA